The following proteins are co-located in the Pyrobaculum calidifontis JCM 11548 genome:
- a CDS encoding OBG GTPase family GTP-binding protein, translating to MPANLPAEAKAAWLKVMEAKTPEDKLKALEEFLSTVPKHKGTEKLIKQVRRRIAELRREIQERREKERSLRSGGGSRLYVSKEGDLQVAVVGPPSSGKTALIRCLTNTPLQPDDIPFSTVEPVPSMFIEDGVYVQLVKTPSILVQQQSDVNVITLASVRNADAVILVVDSGVELETVERLISYFEDEGIYLYQPRNYVKIERRGLGGIQILGSGRVVGKTLNDVKKLLNEYGIYHAVVYINGEVTLDDVEEALYIERQYKPTIVILSKRDLYKPRGEVLEYLNKLGIPYYEANLASCDISRRSLLENLLRLTGRIRVFTKPIHMKTYMEKPLVVKAGSTVGDVANQIHSSLVKTFKYAVVWRRENFPNWPKRVGLDYVLQDGDVVEIHA from the coding sequence ATGCCTGCGAATCTGCCAGCTGAGGCTAAGGCTGCCTGGCTTAAGGTTATGGAGGCTAAGACGCCCGAGGATAAGCTCAAGGCGCTTGAGGAGTTTTTGTCCACTGTCCCAAAGCACAAGGGCACTGAGAAGTTAATAAAGCAGGTTAGGAGGAGGATCGCTGAGTTGAGGAGAGAAATTCAGGAGAGAAGGGAAAAGGAGAGGAGTCTTAGATCTGGCGGCGGCTCGCGTCTGTATGTGTCCAAGGAGGGGGATCTGCAAGTGGCCGTTGTGGGTCCTCCCAGCTCTGGAAAGACTGCCCTCATCCGATGTCTTACAAATACGCCGCTTCAGCCGGACGACATTCCCTTTTCCACCGTGGAGCCTGTTCCATCTATGTTTATAGAAGACGGTGTCTATGTCCAGTTGGTAAAGACGCCGAGCATACTTGTGCAACAGCAGAGCGATGTGAACGTGATTACTCTAGCCTCTGTCAGAAATGCGGACGCGGTTATACTTGTGGTAGATTCTGGCGTAGAGCTTGAAACAGTTGAGAGGCTTATATCATACTTTGAGGATGAAGGTATATACCTATATCAGCCGAGGAATTATGTGAAAATAGAGCGGAGGGGGCTTGGTGGAATACAGATATTAGGCTCTGGACGAGTAGTAGGTAAAACACTTAATGATGTGAAAAAGCTTCTAAACGAATACGGGATATATCACGCGGTCGTTTACATAAACGGTGAGGTTACGCTGGACGACGTTGAGGAAGCCTTGTACATTGAACGCCAGTATAAGCCGACCATTGTGATTCTTTCCAAGAGGGATTTATACAAGCCCAGGGGGGAGGTATTGGAGTACTTAAACAAGCTGGGGATCCCATACTACGAGGCAAATCTGGCTAGTTGCGACATTTCTAGGAGGAGCCTCCTGGAGAATCTCTTAAGGCTTACGGGTAGGATTAGGGTTTTTACCAAGCCTATACACATGAAGACCTACATGGAAAAGCCCCTGGTCGTAAAGGCCGGCTCAACTGTGGGAGATGTGGCTAATCAAATCCACTCATCGCTTGTGAAGACCTTTAAATACGCCGTGGTGTGGAGGAGGGAGAATTTCCCCAACTGGCCCAAGAGAGTTGGGCTAGACTACGTCCTACAAGATGGGGACGTTGTCGAAATTCACGCATGA
- a CDS encoding HIT family protein codes for MLSVDVPPEPFNGGHLVLKTGKPVFDLTFSELVMLKQKIDRILAAEREKLRPEGFNIYINGNEVHIIPRWCGDVNVAFFGGIKVVPLSNEDVVRLLGDEFNN; via the coding sequence GTGCTCTCGGTTGATGTACCGCCTGAGCCATTCAACGGCGGGCATCTGGTTCTGAAAACTGGCAAGCCCGTTTTTGACTTAACCTTTTCTGAGCTGGTTATGCTTAAGCAGAAAATTGATAGAATACTAGCGGCAGAAAGAGAGAAGCTGAGACCAGAGGGGTTCAATATATACATCAATGGTAATGAAGTACATATCATCCCCCGCTGGTGTGGTGATGTTAACGTTGCTTTTTTTGGAGGAATAAAAGTAGTGCCTTTATCAAATGAGGACGTAGTGAGATTGTTAGGAGATGAATTTAACAATTGA
- a CDS encoding helix-turn-helix domain-containing protein, producing the protein MDNEHRHIAIYIAGDIITSDNPGEVIKKWRLVFGLTQTALATRLNTSPSVISDYESGRRKFPGSRFIRKFVQALIEADLERGGHVLNLLQRQLLRERFWTAVIDMREFTEPVPISTFLQSIEAEVLVPPPQTLDIYGYTIVDSVKLVLEVPSVEYVRLYGGTSQRAAIFTKVSTGRSPIIAIKSMSAVLSVKPSIVVLHGIKQETVDPLAVEIAKRSYIPLAVTNITLEKMIENLRRFK; encoded by the coding sequence GTGGATAACGAACACAGACACATAGCAATCTATATAGCCGGCGACATAATTACATCGGACAACCCAGGTGAGGTGATAAAGAAGTGGAGACTAGTCTTTGGACTTACTCAGACTGCCTTAGCCACTCGACTGAACACCTCGCCGAGCGTTATCAGCGACTATGAATCGGGCAGGAGAAAGTTCCCCGGCTCGCGGTTCATCAGGAAATTTGTACAAGCGCTAATAGAGGCGGATCTTGAGCGAGGCGGCCACGTCTTAAATCTACTCCAGCGCCAGCTGTTAAGAGAGAGATTTTGGACAGCTGTAATAGACATGAGAGAATTCACAGAGCCTGTGCCCATTTCTACATTTTTACAAAGCATAGAGGCAGAGGTTTTAGTGCCGCCTCCGCAGACCTTGGACATATATGGCTACACCATCGTGGATAGTGTAAAACTAGTCTTAGAAGTCCCTTCAGTAGAATACGTGAGATTGTACGGAGGCACGTCGCAACGTGCCGCAATTTTTACAAAGGTATCCACAGGCCGCTCCCCCATAATAGCCATAAAATCTATGTCTGCCGTATTAAGCGTAAAACCCTCCATAGTAGTGCTCCACGGGATAAAGCAAGAAACTGTTGACCCCTTGGCTGTGGAAATTGCAAAGAGGAGCTACATACCTCTAGCTGTTACAAACATAACACTTGAGAAAATGATTGAAAATTTACGACGATTTAAGTAA
- a CDS encoding TRM11 family SAM-dependent methyltransferase, which translates to MRSPKTLDYVTARLLVNLARVMPGSVVWEPFVGTGAIAYEVERVGGHVVGTDVDLGALRIARLNVRGDLLLSDALRPPFSKVFDAVVGDPPYGRLTKSTMEVRALLNAFIEVAFSHVKRGGYVVLASPIYVDLPYLRSCVMYLHGGLYRVVYFVKL; encoded by the coding sequence GTGAGATCTCCAAAAACGCTTGACTACGTAACGGCGCGTCTATTGGTAAACTTGGCGAGAGTTATGCCGGGTAGCGTCGTATGGGAACCTTTTGTGGGCACAGGCGCGATAGCGTACGAAGTAGAGAGAGTGGGGGGACATGTGGTGGGCACAGATGTGGATCTGGGGGCTTTGCGCATCGCCAGGCTAAATGTGCGGGGCGACTTACTGCTCTCAGACGCTTTGAGACCCCCATTTTCAAAGGTATTTGACGCGGTTGTGGGAGATCCGCCGTATGGCCGTCTTACAAAGTCTACGATGGAAGTCAGAGCTCTGCTTAACGCGTTTATAGAAGTGGCCTTTTCTCATGTTAAAAGGGGCGGATACGTCGTATTGGCGTCGCCCATCTACGTAGATTTGCCATATCTGAGGAGCTGTGTGATGTATTTACACGGCGGCCTCTATAGAGTTGTGTATTTTGTAAAACTCTAG
- a CDS encoding transcription initiation factor IIB codes for MSTATPPGKPLKFRIHRDSEGYLSLVSETGEVYSCPVCGNDKFVYNYERGEVVCIVCGTVVQEQLLDLGPEWRAFTSEEKGQRARTGAPLTRLISEALTTVIDWRDRDVSGKELDIKRKLEVIRLRKWQTRARVQTSYERNFIQAAQELERLKSSMGVPRPCVEQALEIYRQALEKELVRGRSVEAMAAAALYMACRMLKMPRPLDELVRYTKASRREVARCYRLLLRELNVKVPISDPVLYISRIAEQLKLSGEAIKLAIDILQKAKKAGITAGKDPAGLAAAAVYIASLMLGDNKTQKDFAVAAGVTEVTVRNRYKELAKALNIKVPIK; via the coding sequence ATGTCTACAGCTACCCCGCCCGGCAAGCCCTTAAAATTCCGTATTCATCGAGATAGTGAGGGGTATTTAAGCCTTGTCTCTGAGACAGGCGAGGTATATAGTTGCCCCGTGTGTGGAAACGACAAGTTTGTCTACAACTACGAGAGGGGGGAGGTGGTGTGCATCGTATGTGGCACCGTGGTTCAAGAGCAGTTGCTTGACTTAGGGCCCGAGTGGAGGGCCTTCACCTCCGAGGAGAAGGGCCAGAGGGCCCGTACCGGCGCGCCGTTGACAAGGCTCATCTCAGAGGCTTTAACCACGGTGATAGATTGGAGAGATAGAGATGTGTCTGGAAAAGAGCTCGACATAAAGCGAAAGCTGGAGGTTATTAGGCTTAGAAAATGGCAGACGAGGGCGAGAGTTCAAACTTCGTATGAGCGCAACTTTATCCAAGCGGCTCAGGAGCTTGAGAGATTAAAGAGCTCAATGGGCGTGCCGAGGCCCTGCGTAGAGCAGGCCTTGGAGATTTACAGGCAAGCACTTGAAAAAGAGCTGGTACGGGGCAGATCTGTAGAGGCCATGGCCGCAGCGGCGTTGTACATGGCTTGTCGTATGTTAAAAATGCCGCGCCCTCTCGATGAATTGGTTAGATATACTAAGGCCTCGAGGAGAGAAGTAGCTAGGTGCTACCGCCTCCTACTTAGAGAACTTAATGTAAAAGTTCCCATAAGCGACCCCGTGTTGTACATATCTAGAATTGCAGAGCAATTAAAGCTCAGCGGCGAAGCGATAAAACTTGCCATAGACATTTTACAAAAGGCGAAGAAGGCGGGTATCACGGCTGGGAAAGACCCGGCGGGCCTCGCGGCAGCCGCGGTCTACATAGCCTCACTAATGCTTGGCGATAACAAGACGCAGAAAGATTTCGCGGTGGCCGCAGGCGTGACCGAGGTCACTGTGAGAAACCGTTACAAGGAGTTGGCCAAGGCGCTCAATATTAAAGTGCCAATCAAATAG
- a CDS encoding ribosomal protein L13e → MIPKPVVQVPRSIKSGGVTKWKEGRGFSLGELKEVGLNAEQARLLGLPVDTRRDSVWPQNVEALRKWLIEVLEGKATPPEPTLPKVVKVKRKRGRAFRGLTSAGRRSRGLISTRFRETHNYKFKKKAKERRLKKRHEATKGLGNVLRISRIINESKE, encoded by the coding sequence ATGATACCCAAGCCTGTGGTACAAGTCCCAAGAAGCATCAAGAGCGGTGGAGTAACCAAGTGGAAAGAGGGGAGGGGCTTTTCACTTGGCGAGTTGAAAGAGGTTGGTCTTAACGCAGAACAAGCAAGGCTTTTAGGCCTGCCAGTAGATACGCGACGTGACTCTGTGTGGCCTCAAAACGTGGAAGCCCTTAGGAAGTGGCTTATAGAGGTATTGGAGGGCAAAGCGACGCCGCCTGAACCTACGCTTCCAAAAGTCGTTAAAGTGAAGAGGAAGAGAGGCAGGGCGTTTAGAGGTCTGACGAGCGCTGGGCGGAGGTCGCGCGGCTTAATTTCGACCAGATTCAGAGAGACCCACAACTACAAGTTTAAGAAGAAGGCTAAGGAGAGGAGGCTGAAGAAGAGACACGAGGCCACTAAAGGACTTGGAAATGTGTTGAGAATTTCGAGGATAATAAACGAGTCCAAAGAATAG
- a CDS encoding DUF373 family protein: MRLLVLYVDRDGDLKAHGIDTPIVGRDEVLRAGIKYILMNPDDSDANAIFAAVKTYDKLVSEYGEGNVNVAIVSGSPDPALADLTVVKELEEVLALFDADAIYFISDGPTDEMSVHAIQIKRPVIAVYRVVVKQARGVEETVTLFKYYFDKAVREPQYRRYTVGVPALLAFVILLSSMANLEIVRILINMTFLFISFFLVVYGFGIYDFLRNVLKRFEITFIITLFSLFAIVYHIVFTIIGSSILPDYLAVIVATLPFVSYVTESYIRTKSVRYGGIVAGSIASSFFYFIFPKITKPIIDIFDLMFSIAQYISTIFIIIILVYLLRGKWRRAELR; this comes from the coding sequence GTGCGCCTCCTCGTCTTATATGTAGATAGAGACGGCGACTTAAAGGCACATGGAATAGACACTCCCATTGTGGGCAGAGATGAAGTGCTGAGAGCAGGCATCAAGTATATTTTAATGAATCCAGACGATTCCGACGCTAACGCGATCTTTGCGGCTGTTAAGACGTACGACAAATTGGTTTCCGAGTACGGAGAGGGGAACGTAAACGTGGCTATTGTCAGCGGCTCTCCCGACCCGGCGTTGGCAGATTTGACCGTGGTTAAGGAGCTCGAAGAAGTTTTGGCTCTTTTTGACGCAGATGCTATATACTTTATCTCAGATGGCCCGACTGACGAGATGTCTGTGCACGCTATTCAAATAAAGCGACCCGTGATTGCTGTGTATAGGGTTGTGGTAAAACAGGCAAGAGGAGTTGAGGAAACTGTTACTTTGTTTAAGTATTACTTTGATAAAGCTGTAAGAGAGCCTCAGTACAGAAGATATACTGTAGGAGTTCCCGCGCTTCTTGCCTTTGTAATACTGCTGAGCTCTATGGCTAATCTGGAAATCGTAAGAATCCTCATTAATATGACGTTTTTATTTATTTCGTTTTTCTTGGTAGTCTATGGTTTTGGTATATATGATTTTCTAAGAAACGTACTGAAGAGATTTGAAATCACGTTTATAATTACGCTATTTTCGCTCTTTGCCATAGTGTACCATATAGTTTTCACAATAATTGGAAGTTCTATACTGCCTGACTACCTGGCAGTCATTGTGGCAACTCTCCCCTTCGTATCATATGTGACAGAGTCGTACATAAGAACCAAAAGCGTTAGATATGGAGGCATAGTTGCCGGAAGTATTGCATCGTCCTTCTTCTACTTTATCTTCCCGAAAATTACTAAGCCAATAATTGATATTTTCGATCTCATGTTTTCTATTGCTCAATATATATCTACTATCTTCATTATAATAATCTTAGTATATCTACTCAGAGGCAAGTGGAGACGTGCAGAGTTGAGGTAA
- a CDS encoding RNA-binding domain-containing protein — protein sequence MRVEAVVEVRLTEDKKKVLKALENVFTPVNIREEPSDVGVVLISTCDGHKCLEKLRGAIWRQGIQDAARSVISKGVVGEDTVIFSINKQAAYVGVVSFVTEPGESPLGPITFTVKTSNVRQFIDWLAPRTYRGKVYYEAPPPD from the coding sequence ATGAGAGTGGAGGCGGTGGTGGAAGTCAGGCTGACCGAGGACAAAAAGAAGGTCCTAAAGGCGTTGGAAAACGTGTTCACACCTGTGAATATTAGAGAAGAGCCCAGCGACGTAGGCGTAGTATTGATCTCCACGTGCGATGGCCATAAGTGTTTGGAGAAGCTACGGGGGGCAATATGGCGCCAAGGCATTCAAGACGCTGCGCGTAGCGTAATATCTAAAGGCGTCGTCGGCGAGGACACGGTTATCTTTTCCATAAATAAACAAGCGGCGTACGTAGGCGTAGTCAGCTTTGTGACAGAGCCAGGAGAATCCCCGCTGGGACCAATTACGTTCACAGTAAAGACGAGCAACGTGCGCCAGTTTATAGACTGGCTTGCCCCACGTACATATAGAGGTAAAGTGTACTACGAGGCTCCTCCCCCCGACTAG
- a CDS encoding enoyl-CoA hydratase/isomerase family protein yields MAEGSGRPVVVTLEGEKRNAFTYRLIEKLLGIECKDITVITNSGNVFSSGLDLSVFLQGRDAVLEYLFRIHRLVKKLLSCEGRLIAVVNGDVYGFGVEFLYFMDYVVAAKRDYKFSLQGVNLGVFPPYTAAVGRRLFAPAHLRVVLNREFTAEEAFHFGIVSQVGDLELKKLFSPPAYVAEVVSHRRWLVSFVDEAIPVFYKLAEVATREETVKRLREFFKKS; encoded by the coding sequence ATGGCTGAGGGCTCTGGTCGGCCTGTTGTTGTAACACTGGAGGGAGAGAAGAGGAATGCATTTACATACAGGCTTATTGAAAAGCTTCTGGGTATAGAGTGTAAAGACATTACCGTTATAACAAACTCCGGCAACGTATTTTCATCGGGGCTAGATCTCTCGGTGTTTTTACAGGGGCGAGACGCGGTGTTGGAGTACCTTTTTAGAATTCACAGGCTTGTAAAAAAGTTGCTCAGTTGCGAGGGGCGCTTGATTGCCGTAGTCAATGGCGACGTGTACGGCTTTGGGGTTGAGTTTCTCTACTTCATGGACTACGTCGTAGCCGCTAAGCGTGATTACAAGTTTTCGCTACAGGGGGTAAATCTCGGCGTATTTCCGCCGTATACCGCCGCTGTTGGTAGAAGGCTGTTTGCCCCGGCGCATCTGCGAGTTGTGCTAAACAGAGAATTTACGGCCGAGGAGGCTTTTCACTTTGGGATAGTCTCTCAAGTAGGAGACTTGGAGCTCAAGAAGCTGTTTTCTCCTCCTGCATACGTCGCCGAGGTGGTAAGCCATAGGAGGTGGCTGGTCTCCTTCGTAGATGAGGCCATTCCCGTTTTTTACAAGTTGGCCGAGGTGGCGACCCGGGAGGAGACTGTAAAGCGGCTTAGGGAGTTTTTTAAGAAAAGCTAA
- a CDS encoding NADP-dependent isocitrate dehydrogenase has translation MSINLDKLRESIPNLVPYNGKYVEPPEGEYVQYTGPGQLKVPDKVVIGYIEGDGIGPEVAYAAIRVANAAVEKAYGKARKIIWYEVVVGEKAEKLFGNRLPDQSIEVLKKVKVFLKAPLETPVGGGFRSINVTLRQLFDLYANIRPVKYFPGLPSPLKKPQVDLVIFRENTEDVYAGIEWPYNSPEAAKLREFLKREFGISIRDDAGIGIKPISKFGTQRIARLALKFAVENKRRVVTVMHKGNIQKYTEGAFREWAFEVARNEFRDYVVFEDELAQYGGKVPPGKILVNDRIADNMLQQLLTRTNEYDVILAPNLNGDYVSDEAAGLVGGLGVAPGLDVGDWGMMAEPVHGTAPKYRGKNYVNPTATILALELLLRFMGWREAADLIMKGIEKAYTEGYFTGDLARQMDEEERKQRVKEVLGTQEFADKVVELIKEL, from the coding sequence ATGTCGATAAATCTAGATAAGCTTAGAGAGTCTATACCAAACCTCGTACCGTACAACGGTAAATACGTAGAGCCGCCAGAGGGGGAATACGTCCAATACACAGGCCCCGGCCAGTTAAAAGTCCCCGACAAGGTGGTAATAGGCTACATAGAGGGCGACGGAATAGGCCCCGAAGTCGCCTACGCGGCAATAAGAGTAGCCAACGCCGCGGTGGAAAAGGCATATGGAAAAGCCAGGAAGATAATATGGTACGAAGTGGTGGTCGGCGAAAAAGCTGAAAAGCTCTTTGGGAACAGGCTCCCTGACCAGAGCATTGAGGTTTTGAAAAAAGTCAAGGTCTTTCTCAAGGCCCCATTAGAGACCCCGGTTGGCGGCGGGTTTAGAAGCATAAATGTGACACTTAGACAGCTATTCGACCTATATGCCAACATAAGGCCTGTCAAATACTTCCCAGGTCTCCCGTCGCCACTGAAAAAGCCGCAAGTAGATTTGGTTATATTTAGAGAGAATACTGAGGACGTATATGCAGGAATTGAGTGGCCTTATAATAGCCCAGAGGCCGCCAAGCTAAGGGAATTTCTCAAGAGAGAATTCGGCATATCAATAAGAGACGACGCGGGCATAGGGATTAAGCCCATAAGCAAATTTGGCACCCAGAGAATTGCGAGACTCGCCCTTAAATTCGCCGTGGAAAACAAGAGGAGAGTGGTCACCGTCATGCACAAGGGAAACATCCAGAAGTACACCGAGGGGGCGTTTAGAGAGTGGGCCTTTGAAGTCGCTAGGAACGAGTTTAGAGACTACGTGGTGTTTGAAGACGAGCTAGCCCAATACGGAGGAAAGGTGCCACCTGGAAAAATCCTTGTTAACGACAGAATAGCCGACAACATGCTTCAGCAACTTCTCACACGTACTAACGAATATGATGTAATACTTGCACCTAACCTGAATGGAGACTATGTAAGCGATGAGGCGGCAGGCCTAGTGGGAGGGCTAGGAGTAGCCCCCGGCCTCGATGTCGGCGACTGGGGCATGATGGCAGAGCCAGTACACGGAACGGCGCCCAAGTACAGAGGAAAGAACTATGTAAATCCCACTGCCACGATCTTGGCCCTAGAGCTATTGCTCAGATTCATGGGCTGGAGAGAGGCCGCAGACTTGATAATGAAGGGGATAGAAAAGGCGTACACAGAAGGCTACTTCACCGGCGATTTAGCAAGACAAATGGACGAAGAGGAGAGAAAACAACGGGTAAAAGAAGTCTTAGGCACACAAGAATTTGCCGACAAAGTAGTAGAATTAATAAAGGAATTATAA
- a CDS encoding coiled-coil protein, translated as MLSREELLAKIREINSQLDEIQKNIDAVTNEINSKRALLDEIRKQLAEVRSLIEGKREQLQKTRELIGSLVERKSQIINQIRSLRAELLQTNINLQKYREKLVVYRNLLSTLNEYVGGKVPEKEKLKRLIEQLEYLFETSPTNPEWERQFIKYISQIERELNVVDSMEKVRAHIAELKSQADALKNRREAIRNEIAKLVQDLSTIKQEIAQLKASRQEIYKELASLKEKREELKKRREEIKQEILQLALRRKELREKRRSVQEELEKYNVLLKALELAERSKAKAQVQARVTQSLKERAEAIFNKLMNGERLTHEEIKILIEAGYLPEE; from the coding sequence GTGCTTAGCAGAGAGGAGCTTCTCGCGAAGATTCGCGAGATTAATTCTCAGCTTGATGAAATTCAAAAGAATATAGATGCTGTAACAAACGAGATTAATTCTAAAAGAGCTCTCTTGGATGAGATACGAAAACAGTTGGCCGAGGTCAGGTCTCTTATAGAGGGGAAGAGGGAGCAGTTGCAAAAGACGAGGGAGCTTATCGGTTCTTTAGTGGAGCGCAAAAGTCAAATAATAAACCAGATTAGGTCTTTGCGGGCTGAGCTTCTTCAGACAAATATAAATCTTCAAAAGTATAGAGAAAAACTGGTAGTATATCGAAACTTATTATCTACTCTTAATGAATATGTTGGGGGTAAAGTACCGGAGAAGGAGAAGTTAAAGAGGCTTATTGAGCAGTTGGAGTACCTTTTTGAAACTTCGCCGACGAACCCAGAGTGGGAACGCCAGTTTATCAAGTACATAAGTCAAATCGAGAGAGAGTTGAACGTTGTAGACTCTATGGAAAAAGTAAGGGCACATATAGCTGAGCTAAAGAGCCAAGCCGATGCGCTTAAAAATAGGAGAGAGGCAATACGTAACGAAATTGCCAAACTTGTCCAAGATCTTTCTACGATTAAGCAGGAAATTGCCCAGCTTAAGGCTTCTAGGCAAGAAATTTACAAAGAACTAGCGTCTCTTAAGGAGAAGCGCGAGGAGTTGAAAAAACGGAGAGAGGAAATTAAGCAGGAGATTCTCCAGCTTGCCCTGCGCCGTAAGGAGCTTAGAGAAAAGAGGAGAAGCGTACAAGAGGAGTTGGAAAAGTACAACGTCTTGCTCAAGGCGTTGGAGTTAGCCGAGAGAAGTAAAGCAAAGGCCCAAGTGCAGGCGCGTGTAACTCAAAGCTTGAAAGAGAGGGCCGAGGCGATATTCAACAAGCTGATGAACGGGGAGCGGCTCACGCACGAGGAAATTAAGATTTTAATTGAGGCAGGCTACTTGCCAGAAGAGTAG
- a CDS encoding replication factor C small subunit codes for MSELFWFEKYRPRSFEEVVDLEEVKARLREFVKAGNLPHLLFYGPPGTGKTTMALVLARELYGEYWRENTLELNASDERGIGVIRERVKEFARTAPVGKAPFKLVILDEADNMTSDAQQALRRIMEIYAQNTRFILLANYVSNIIEPIQSRVVMIRFNPLPKEAVISRLRFIAENEGVKVSDDALEAIYEFTQGDMRKAINALQVAASVSREVTEEEVAKALGMVSPRLLREVLQEATKGSFNKALTQIYGFVVDGGVGELEIIRQLHREVLRLDVPEYVKPELVYIVGRAHYAILRGARGLAQIYGALAKIRKIVVFHQPSVK; via the coding sequence ATGAGTGAGCTTTTTTGGTTTGAGAAGTATAGGCCGCGTAGTTTTGAGGAGGTGGTGGATCTTGAGGAGGTTAAGGCTAGGCTTAGGGAGTTTGTCAAGGCGGGGAATTTGCCGCATCTCCTCTTCTACGGGCCTCCTGGCACTGGGAAGACGACGATGGCCCTGGTCTTGGCGAGAGAGCTGTATGGGGAGTACTGGCGTGAGAACACCCTCGAGCTAAACGCCTCAGACGAGAGAGGAATCGGAGTAATAAGAGAGCGAGTAAAAGAGTTCGCCAGAACGGCGCCCGTGGGAAAGGCCCCCTTCAAACTCGTAATACTCGACGAAGCAGACAACATGACCTCAGACGCCCAACAAGCACTACGCAGAATAATGGAAATATACGCACAAAACACCAGATTCATACTACTAGCAAACTACGTAAGTAACATTATCGAGCCCATTCAGTCGCGCGTGGTTATGATTAGGTTTAACCCCTTGCCCAAGGAGGCCGTGATATCCCGGCTCAGATTTATCGCCGAGAATGAGGGAGTAAAGGTGAGCGACGACGCGCTAGAGGCTATTTACGAGTTTACCCAGGGCGACATGAGGAAGGCCATTAATGCGTTGCAAGTGGCGGCCTCTGTGAGCAGAGAGGTGACAGAGGAAGAGGTCGCGAAGGCGCTTGGGATGGTTAGTCCCCGGCTACTCAGGGAGGTTCTTCAAGAGGCTACGAAGGGGAGCTTCAACAAGGCGTTGACTCAGATATACGGCTTTGTGGTCGATGGCGGAGTGGGAGAGCTTGAAATAATTAGGCAGTTACACAGGGAGGTGTTAAGACTCGACGTCCCGGAGTATGTAAAGCCTGAGCTTGTGTATATAGTGGGCAGGGCCCATTATGCTATTTTGAGGGGGGCGCGTGGGCTTGCCCAAATTTATGGCGCGCTTGCGAAAATTAGGAAAATAGTTGTGTTTCACCAACCGTCTGTGAAGTAA
- a CDS encoding AAA family ATPase: protein MQFVAVAGLPGSGKTTVAKIVEKRGYVYMSMGDVVRAVAQKTGMTPDKVAVFMRLEKGRRAVVKHILETAKGERFVIDGLRSPEELDALEEVGKTFLIYVVASKRTRYTRLYSRGRSDDPLTYSQFLMRDLRELKFGLADLLARADYIVVNENKTIEQLEEELSLVI from the coding sequence ATGCAATTTGTAGCTGTGGCTGGCCTACCTGGGTCTGGGAAAACCACCGTGGCCAAAATCGTGGAAAAGAGGGGATACGTGTATATGAGTATGGGGGATGTGGTTAGGGCAGTGGCGCAAAAGACTGGAATGACGCCCGATAAAGTCGCCGTGTTTATGAGACTTGAGAAAGGGAGGAGGGCCGTTGTCAAACACATACTAGAGACGGCAAAAGGCGAGAGATTTGTCATAGATGGCTTAAGAAGTCCAGAGGAGCTAGACGCCTTAGAGGAGGTGGGCAAGACATTCCTGATCTACGTAGTCGCGAGCAAGAGGACTAGATACACTAGGCTGTATAGCAGAGGTAGAAGCGACGACCCACTTACATATTCACAGTTTCTAATGCGGGACCTTAGAGAGCTGAAATTCGGCCTCGCCGATCTGTTGGCCCGCGCCGATTACATAGTTGTAAACGAAAACAAGACCATAGAACAGCTGGAAGAAGAGCTCTCCTTAGTGATATGA